The following proteins are encoded in a genomic region of Anabas testudineus chromosome 13, fAnaTes1.2, whole genome shotgun sequence:
- the bckdha gene encoding 2-oxoisovalerate dehydrogenase subunit alpha, mitochondrial, translated as MAAVRSMNKMFGLCLHAVRQTAGLKVSRLFQHRTFGVSAVHQQQPFDSTLEKPQFPGASAEFVDHLEFIQPNVISGIPVYRVMDRQGNIINPSQDPQLSKETVLNFYQKMTLLNTMDRILYESQRQGRISFYMTNYGEEGTHIGSAAALDPNDLVFGQYREAGVLMYRGFPLDLFMAQCYANADDLGKGRQMPVHYGCKDLNFVTISSPLATQIPQAAGAAYAVKRENINRVVICYFGEGAASEGDAHAGFNFSATLECPLIFFCRNNGYAISTPTNEQYRGDGIAARGPGYGMLSIRVDGNDVFAVYNATKEARRRAVAENQPFLIEAMTYRIGHHSTSDDSSAYRSVDEVNYWDKQDHPISRLRHYMTARGWWSEDDERSWRKQSRKTVMEAFEKAERRLKPNPELLFTDVYNEMTPNISKQKEALWRHLQVYKEHYPLDLYDK; from the exons ATGGCGGCTGTCAGAAGTATGAACAAAATGTTTGGATTATGTCTCCATGCTGTTCGACAGACAGCAGGACTGAAGGTGTCGAGGCTGTTTCAGCACAGGACCTTCGGAGTCAGT gctGTGCACCAACAGCAGCCTTTTGATTCGACACTAGAAAAGCCACAGTTCCCTGGAGCCTCAGCTGAGTTTGTGGATCATCTTGAGTTCATCCAGCCCAATGTCATATCTGGGATCCCTGTGTACCGGGTGATGGACAGGCAGGGCAACATCATCAACCCTTCTCAAGACCCTCAG CTCTCCAAAGAGacagttttaaacttttatcaGAAGATGACTCTGCTGAACACAATGGACCGTATTCTCTACGAGTCACAGAGACAG GGCCGGATTTCCTTCTACATGACCAACTACGGTGAGGAGGGGACACATATTGGTAGTGCAGCTGCTCTTGACCCAAATGACCTGGTGTTTGGACAATACAGAGAAGCGG GAGTGCTGATGTACCGTGGTTTTCCACTGGATTTGTTTATGGCTCAGTGCTACGCCAATGCTGATGACCTTGGTAAGGGCAGGCAGATGCCTGTCCACTATGGGTGCAAAGACCTGAACTTTGTCACCATATCCTCCCCGCTGGCCACTCAGATTCCCCAAG CTGCTGGTGCTGCGTATGCCGTCAAGAGGGAAAACATCAACCGTGTTGTAATCTGTTACTTTGGAGAGGGAGCCGCCAGCGAAGGGGATGCGCACGCCGGTTTCAACTTCTCTGCCACGCTCGAATGCCCACTGATATTCTTCTGTCGCAACAATGGCTATGCGATCTCCACTCCGACCAATGAGCAATACAGGGGAGATGGCATTG CTGCTCGTGGTCCGGGTTATGGCATGCTGTCCATCCGTGTCGATGGTAACGATGTGTTCGCTGTGTACAATGCCACAAAGGAAGCGCGCCGCAGAGCTGTGGCTGAAAACCAGCCTTTCCTCATTGAGGCAATGACCTACAG AATTGGCCACCACAGCACCAGTGATGACAGCTCAGCATACCGTTCAGTGGATGAGGTGAACTACTGGGACAAGCAGGACCATCCCATCTCCAGGCTGAGGCATTACATGACAGCTCGCGGCTGGTGGAGCGAGGATGAcgagaggagctggaggaagcAATCTCGTAAGACGGTGATGGAGGCGTTTGAAAAGGCAGAGAGACGTCTGAAGCCCAATCCTGAACTCCTGTTCACCGACGTATACAACGAGATGACCCCCAACATAAGCAAGCAGAAAGAGGCCCTGTGGAGGCATTTGCAGGTGTACAAAGAGCACTATCCACTTGATCTGTATGATAAATAA
- the tmem91 gene encoding synapse differentiation-inducing gene protein 1 encodes MEDLDELKHPLVGENPNNSSSSGPGLGPGTGQAPGGHFKGILVKCEEDRAYPPLAWRNYRGNHPELQQQQLLDPCSLPHTLESFYPPAPIWAHTDSLLSKDYLETTFVDIRPGSTLERKLLAETQDFHSVSYSLDDEDDLLPDSDDSSIDDFSDTDSENNFPLMIPQDYLGLAFFSMLCCFWPLGIAAFYLSQKTNKASAQGDFQGANAASRQALWLSVLSIVFGIITYICAIAALISYLSGKPP; translated from the exons ATGGAGGACCTAGATGAGCTGAAGCACCCTCTTGTGGGAGAAAACCCCAATAATAGCAGTTCATCAGGGCCAGGCCTTGGGCCCGGGACTGGACAGGCCCCAGGTGGGCACTTTAAAGGCATCTTGGTAAAATGTGAAGAGGACAGGGCCTACCCTCCGTTAGCTTGGAGAAACTATCGTGGAAATCACCCGgaacttcagcagcagcagctactgGACCCTTGCTCCTTACCGCACACACTGGAGTCCTTTTACCCACCAGCCCCCATCTGGGCTCACACAGACTCTCTGCTCAGCAAAGACTACCTGGAGACCACCTTTGTGGACATTCGGCCTGGCTCCACACTGGAGAGGAAGCTACTAGCGGAGACGCAGGACTTCCACAGTGTGTCCTACAGCCTGGATGATGAGGACGACCTGCTTCCTGATTCTGAC GACTCATCCATTGATGACTTCAGTGATACAGACAGCGAGAACAACTTCCCTCTGATGATCCCTCAGGACTACCTGGGTCTGGCCTTTTTCTCcatgctctgctgcttctgGCCCCTGGGCATCGCTGCCTTCTACCTTTCGCAGAAg ACCAACAAGGCATCAGCTCAGGGGGATTTTCAGGGGGCCAATGCAGCATCTCGCCAGGCTCTGTGGCTCTCAGTGCTCTCCATTGTGTTTGGAATCATTACATACATCTGTGCCATCGCCGCGCTCATTTCCTACCTGTCTGGAAAACCACCATAA
- the napab gene encoding N-ethylmaleimide-sensitive factor attachment protein, alpha b, with protein sequence MDNSGKEKEAMALMAEAEKKLKSSQSFFGSLFGGSSKLEEACDMYVRAANMYKMAKNWCAAGNAFSQAAHLHLQMQSKHDAATNFIDAGNAFKKADPQEAINCLNRAIEIYTDMGRFTIAAKHHITIAEIYETELVDIDKAIAHYEQAADYYKGEESTSSANKCLLKVATYAAQLEQYPKAIEIYEQVGTHAMDSTLLKYSAKDHFFKAALCHFCVDMLNAKLAVQKYEEMFPAFSDSRECKLLKKLLDAYEEQNVDAYTDSVKEYDTISRLDQWLTTMLLRIKKTIQEDESDLR encoded by the exons ATGGACAATAGCGGCAAAGAAAAGGAAGCAATGGCTTTAATGGCGGAGGCcgaaaagaaattaaagtcaTCCCAGTCGTTTTTTGGATCGCTGTTTGG GGGTTCCTCCAAGCTGGAAGAGGCCTGTGACATGTATGTGAGGGCAGCAAACATGTACAAAATGGCCAAAAATTGGTGTG CTGCAGGAAATGCATTCTCCCAAGCTGCTCACCTTCACCTGCAGATGCAGAGCAAACACGATGCAGCAACTAACTTCATAGATGCAGGAAATGCCTTCAAAAAAGCAGATCCACAAG AGGCCATAAACTGCCTAAACCGAGCTATTGAGATATATACTGATATG ggGCGCTTCACCATTGCagcaaaacatcacatcacCATTGCTGAAATATATGAGACAGAGCTTGTGGACATTGACAAG GCCATTGCTCATTATGAACAAGCAGCAGATTATTACAAAGGGGAAGAATCCACCAG ttcAGCAAACAAGTGCCTTCTGAAAGTAGCAACCTACGCTGCTCAGCTGGAGCAGTACCCAAAAGCTATTGAGATCTATGAACAG GTTGGAACTCATGCAATGGACAGTACCCTCCTGAAATACAGTGCCAAGGACCACTTCTTCAAGGCAGCGCTCTGTCACTTCTGTGTAGACATGCTGAATGCAAAA CTTGCTGTACAGAAGTACGAAGAGATGTTTCCGGCCTTTTCAGACTCGAGAGAATGCAAGCTGTTGAAG AAACTTCTAGATGCCTATGAAGAACAGAATGTTGATGCCTATACTGATTCG GTGAAGGAATACGACACCATTTCACGGTTGGACCAGTGGCTCACCACCATGCTTCTCCGCATCAAGAAAACCATACAAGAAGATGAGAGCGACCTCCGCTGA
- the b3gnt2l gene encoding N-acetyllactosaminide beta-1,3-N-acetylglucosaminyltransferase 2: MRLSRTFSVMVVLVTLFMVFFYLTLNPDMGTRARPENIVNHRSLRVQEIDAKTQSLEQKSVTVPPPEVPNMTVSAMLRQTIPQNTAYWNRLLYSGLKKLDEGGDPVGNYSDWSHCRDAQEILQTNVHDISSYPPLFQSFLQVMKCRSPPLLLNQPNKCRSSKGEEDSQTFLLFAIKSNPRNFEQRQAVRETWGKEGVDHSGLRVRTVFLVGTASLDDPDLNPLLSLEAKYFGDIVQWEFHDSFFNLTLKMNVFLQWTLTHCPHVSYVFSGDDDVFVNTPALLSYLKSLDASKASRLYVGHVISTATPIRDPKNKYYIPLSFYDGPYPAYAGGGGYLFSGALLQPLSTARSVIPFFPIDDVYAAMCFMALGVSPEPHPSFLTFDVKVEDRENLCVHKDLILIHQRSPSQTKKLWKGIHSPLLTC; this comes from the coding sequence ATGAGACTTTCTCGCACCTTCAGTGTTATGGTTGTTCTCGTCACTTTATTTATGGTCTTCTTCTACTTGACCCTAAACCCAGACATGGGAACCAGGGCCAGACCAGAGAACATTGTGAACCATCGTAGTCTCCGAGTCCAGGAGATCGATGCGAAAACACAATCTCTTGAGCAGAAAAGTGTCACTGTGCCTCCACCTGAAGTCCCCAATATGACTGTTTCAGCTATGTTAAGACAGACTATCCCTCAAAATACAGCATACTGGAACCGCCTGCTGTACTCGGGTCTCAAGAAGCTGGACGAAGGGGGGGACCCTGTCGGAAACTACTCAGATTGGTCTCACTGCAGAGATGCTCAGGAGATTCTGCAAACCAATGTGCACGATATCTCCTCCTACCCTCCGCTGTTCCAGAGCTTTTTGCAGGTCATGAAATGCAGGTCCCCTCCACTTCTGTTAAATCAGCCCAACAAGTGCCGCTCCAGTAAAGGGGAGGAAGACAGTCAGACCTTCCTGCTGTTCGCCATCAAGTCAAATCCTAGAAACTTTGAGCAGAGACAGGCAGTGCGGGAGACCTGGGGTAAAGAGGGGGTAGATCACAGTGGACTGAGAGTGCGCACAGTGTTCCTTGTGGGTACCGCCTCTTTAGACGACCCTGACCTCAACCCACTGCTCTCATTAGAAGCAAAATACTTTGGGGACATTGTGCAGTGGGAATTTCACGACTCCTTCTTCAACCTGACACTCAAAATGAACGTGTTCCTCCAGTGGACACTGACACACTGTCCTCATGTCTCCTATGTCTtcagtggtgatgatgatgtatttGTGAACACACCAGCGTTGCTCAGCTACCTGAAGTCTCTGGATGCCTCCAAGGCATCTCGGTTGTATGTTGGACACGTCATAAGCACAGCAACTCCCATCAGGGATCctaaaaacaaatactacaTTCCTCTGAGCTTCTATGATGGCCCATACCCTGCGTATGCCGGTGGAGGCGGCTATCTGTTCTCTGGAGCATTGCTGCAACCCCTTTCTACAGCTCGGAGTGTCATTCCTTTCTTTCCTATTGACGATGTCTACGCTGCAATGTGCTTCATGGCGCTGGGAGTTTCTCCAGAGCCACACCCCAGCTTTCTAACCTTTGATGTCAAGGTTGAGGATCGTGAGAATCTGTGTGTACATAAAGATCTTATTTTGATTCACCAGCGCTCCCCATCGCAGACAAAAAAGCTGTGGAAGGGAATTCACAGTCCCCTGTTGACTTGTTGA
- the exosc5 gene encoding exosome complex component RRP46 — MMEVCGSSNVTLREFGCEQSLLSRPDGSASFIQGDTSVMAGVYGPAEVKVSKEIYDRATLEVLIQPKVGLPSVRERSQEQCVRETCEASLLLSLHPRSSLTLILQVLHDDGSLLSCFLNAACMALMDAGLPMSCLFCGVTCAIDADGQIITDPTAAQEKQSRALMTFAIDSTEHRVMMSSTKGSFSVYELQQCIAVSQKASEKIFQFYRDSVRRRYSKTL; from the exons ATGATGGAGGTGTGCGGATCCTCAAACGTAACTTTGAGGGAGTTTGGCTGCGAACAGAGTTTATTGTCTCGACCTGATGGTTCAGCATCGTTTATCCAAG GAGACACCAGTGTGATGGCTGGAGTGTACGGACCAGCTGAGGTCAAAGTCAGCAAGGAAATCTATGACCGGGCAACACTGGAGGTGCTGATACAGCCTAAAGTGGGCCTGCCAA GTGTACGGGAGCGTTCACAAGAGCAGTGTGTGCGAGAAACCTGTGAAGCGTCTCTGCTCCTGTCACTTCATCCCCGCTCCTCCCTCACTCTTATTCTTCAGGTGCTGCATGATGATGGTTCC CTCTTGTCCTGCTTTTTAAACGCCGCCTGCATGGCTCTTATGGACGCAGGTTTGCCAATGAGCTGCCTGTTCTGTGGAGTGACTTGTGCGATTGACGCTGATGGTCAAATCATCACAGATCCCACTGCAGCTCAGGAAAAG CAAAGTCGCGCTTTGATGACCTTTGCTATTGACAGCACAGAACACAGGGTAATGATGTCATCGACCAAAGGATCATTTTCAGTTTATGAG ctgcagcagtgtaTAGCAGTCAGCCAGAAAGCATCAGAGAAGATCTTCCAGTTCTACAGAGACTCTGTCAGACGGCGATATTCCAAAACCCTCTGA